A segment of the Butyrivibrio fibrisolvens genome:
TGAAAAAAATGTCTACGTAGGAATGTACATGAGCTCCAAGCTTCAAGCTACAGGACTCGATGGAAAGAATATAACCTATGAGATCAGTGCAGATCTTCTTAGATCAGATAAAGTAGTTATAAAACTTACAGGCGACAGCACAAATACAAGAAAACTTGCTCTTAGAATCCCCGCTTGGCAGGATGGTGATCTGGAGATCCATGTTAATGATAATAAAGCTGAGTATACTATTACAAATAAAATTCTTATTATCAGTAATGTATTGAAAGCGGGCGATGAAGTAATCGTAAAATTTAACATGAAAGTATATGCACAGCCTCTTCCTGATGCTGCGAGCTGTATGGCATTATGTTACGGTCCATATGTTCTGTCCGCAGACCTTGGAGACAAGGACCTTAAGACATCAACCACAGGCGTTGACGTTACCATCCCTGCTGAGAAGATCGTAGAATCAGAATACATCACAATCCCTGATGATATGACTGCCCAAGATTTTGCTCAGAACATCACAGATTATGTAAAGCCCGTCCTTAGTGCCGATGGCAGTATAGCCTTCAAAGTCACTGGCGCAGGCTACATATTTGCTCCACACTTCCTCAAATACAGACACCGCTACGGAATATACTTTTACTATATGTCTGAAAAAGAGCAGCAAGATGACCTCATATCAAGGAAAAACAACAAATCCGGCGTCCTCGACATGATCGAAGCCGGCTACGGCCAATACGAAAACGACGCCCTCCATAACATGGAAGACAACGGCAGCCTAGGAACTACCAGCCCCATCACAAGCCGAAGAGCAACACCTTCCGGTAGCTTCACCTACCGCATGATCGTAAACCCTGGCCGCCCCAACACCCTCAGCATAACAGTCCTCACCGAAGATGATGGCAAGCCTTTAAAAATATCCGCCGCTGGTACAATAGTATTTAACTCCAACCTAAACCACATCAACTACATAGGCAACCAGGAAGCAACTAAATATACAATTGATATAGAACTCCCCTTAGACCTGGTACGTAAAGCCCAGCTCATAACCGCCTATGACAAAGAATACCTAGTGATTCCCGTGCGCTTTGAAGGAAACAGCGATAGTGACTCCGCTAGAATTACCGACTTTGTAGTCATCAGATGATCCCCCATATCTCTAACACGCCGTGAGCAATTCAAACGCCAACTCTACAGTTGACGACTGAATTGCTCACGTCTTTTTACATATTAATGCTATAGCTTTACCAATCCCGTACAATTAAAAGTATTTATAACAAAATCAAAGCACAAATAAACATATTCGATACTTTGAAGATTCGGGAGGAGGGCAGTTAATAAATGATTTGGTTGTCTTTGAAAAATGTATTAAATTCAAGAGCTTGATAGATGGAGATTTATATTCCCGTTTAGGGTCCGCATGTTTGAGCGTAGCGAGTTTCGGACCCTGGGAATAGAAATCTCCAGATATCATGCCTTGAATTTTATACATTTTTCATGACAACCAAATCATTTATTAACTGCCCTCCTCCCGAATCCGCGACCACCTAAAATGTTTCCCCTGTGCATTGGACATCCCCGCATAATCTGCTATAATGTGATGTGATTTTTTTAACAAGGAGACAATATTGTAAAATGGACAATCTATTTAATTCACCAGCTCAGGTTATCGAAACAAATATTAAAGGAGGAGAAACCAAAGTTAATCTTCCTATTATTAAGATGATCCTCCTCGGAATCATGGCAGGCGCCTTCATCGCCCTCGGCGGAGCCACAAGCTCAACCGCAGCTCACTCTGTAGACAATGTAGGCCTTTCAAGATTCGTATCAGGCATCATTTTCCCCGTAGGCCTTATGCTCATCACCTTCATAGGCGGAGAACTCTTTACAGGTAACTGCCTTACAGCTATGGGCGCCATGGACCACAGATTTTCATGGGGCAAGGTTGCAAGAGACCTTCTCATCATCTGGCTTTCAAACCTCGTTGGCGCTCTTATAATTTCAGCACTCACATATTTTTCCGGCAACCTCGACTATTCTTCAGGACTTCTCGGAGCTTATTCCATCAAAGTTGCGCTCGGCAAATGTTCTATTACACCTGTAAAAGGCATTACATCAGGAATCCTGTGCAACATACTTGTATGCGCAGCTATCCTTATGGGAACAGCAGCCAAAGATATCGGCGGCAAAGTTTGGGCTATTTTCTTCCCAATCATGGCTTTTGTAGTAGGCGGTTTCGAACACTGCGTTGCTAACATGTTCTATATCCCTGTTGGAATCATGGCAGCAACTAATGAAAACTATGTGGCTAAAGCTCAGGAAGTATATGGAATAACAGCAGATCAGCTTTCAAAACTCAGCATCGGAGGCTTTATCGCTAATCAGATTCCTGTTACTATCGGTAATATCCTCGGAGGAATGATCTTCGTAGGTCTTCCATGCTTCCTTGTTCATTGCAAGAATAAAAACAAATGATCATATTAGTTTCAAAAGTAGTAATTAGTATCTATTAACACGGAGATTTTTTATAGAAGTCATAAAGCATTTGTTTTTTCAATACTCCACACTGTGATAGCATGGTGTGGAGTTTCTTCATATTAATAAACCTCCCCGCGCACTATAAAAATTATAAAAATATATCTTAAAAAAAATTTTCAATGTAAATATGATGAATAACTAAAATGTGTTATACTAAATATGATTGATTTTATGATAAAAGATACTATTTCGTTCTTTTTATTCAGAGGGTATTGTAAAGGGGAAGGACTTGAATATGGAACAGACCAAAGTGGATGGAAAAGTATTACAGGTACGGCTTCTTGGAAAATTTTCTCTTATCTATGATGGAAAAGAAGTGACTCCGGGGCGTAACAACGCATCGAAGTTTACTCAGCTTTTGCAGATCGTGTGGCTCCAGGGTGATAAAGGTGTTTATAAAGATGAGCTTATTTCCGCGCTCTATGGTGAAGAAGAGACCCTGAACATCAGTAACAGCTTCAACAATCTTCTTTATCAGATGCGTAAGCAGATGGTTGCTGCAGGACTCCCTGCAGAAAGCTATGTTAAAAAGCACAAGAAGATGTTTATTATAGACCCTGCAGTACCAGTATGGGTTGATGCTCTTGATTTTAAAGATAACTACAGAAAGGGTCATGATACAGAAGACCCTGAACTTAAATACGAGTATTTCAATAAAGCTTTTGAGTTATATCAGGGAGAACTTCTTCCTGCACTTTCTACAGAGACCTGGGTCATTATGGAAAGCGTAGCTCTTCGCAAGATGTATGATGAAGTTGTAGCATGGCTTGGCGAATATATCCTTAACAAGAAGGAATATGAAGAAGCTTACCATATCTATGGACGTGCAGCAGAGATATATCCTGAGAATGACTGGCAGGTTGGTCAGATAGAGACACTTATCGCTAAGGGTGATTATAAGAATGCTCTTAGAGTTTATGACAGTACAGTTGCTTATTATACAACTGAGCTTGGTCTTCCTATTCCGGAGAAACTCCTTGATGTATATCACAAGATGAGTGCAAAGATCGATAATGCACCGGGACAGATCCATCAGATTCAGGCTGAGATGACTCAGGACAGAAGATCTGTTGAAGTTACAGATGATGAGGGCGCTTACGACTGCTCATATCCAAGCTTTATCGATGCCTATCACATTCTTTCCAGAAATATGGAGAGAACCGGATATTCAGTATTCATGATGCTGTGTACTCTGGTTGACTATGAAGGCAAGATGATCCGCAATCAGGACAAGCTTCGTGCAAGAAGCCAGGCTCTTTGGGAAGCAATCCATGATACTCTTCGTCAGGGAGATACTTTTACCAAGTACTCTAACAGCCAGTTCCTTATCCTTTTGGTTGGAACAAGTCAGGAAGACTGCGATATCATCTATCGCCGTATCAATAGAAGACTTAAAGAGATCGCAGGTTCCAGAGCAGACTTCAAATATAGTGTTGTATCGCTTGCAGAGCTTCCGGCTGAACTTGATGAAGAGGCCAAATAAGATCGAGAAGCTTCATTAATAAAAGTGGATCTAATCTGTTTTTTACCTTATGATATTTATATATCGACTTAAGAAATTCCAAACGCCGTCCCACTGCTGAAAGTGGGGCGGCGTTCATAATTTGTTCATCTTTTATTAAAATTTACAAAAAATTTATCAAAAAAAGTTTACTTTTATTACAAATGTCAATGACACGGCAATTTCTTTATGTTATAGTATCATTTAGTTAGGGGAAAGCGAGGTACACAGGGTAGTGTACCTTTTTTCGAGCCAAAGAGTGGCTCTCGGATACATTTAGTAAAAATAGTTTTTTGATAACTGTTAACAGAGTGGTCTCTATTCCGACATCTAACTAGGGGAAAAACATGAAAAAGTATCAGTCAGTAAAGATAATAGTCAACACTCATAAGAAGTACTGGATGCCTCATAGCAAGATGTATATTCCTATGCAGGTTGGTGCTGCCCTTGATAAGGACACCAATGGTAATCAGAAGGATCTTGGCTACCAGAAGGACAACGAGGGTGATAATATTTCAGAAAAAAATCCGCTTTATTGCGAACTTACAGGTCTGTACTGGGCTTGGAAGAACCTTGATGCGGATTATATAGGCCTTTGCCATTATAGACGTTATTTTGGTGGTTTCAGATCATCAAGAAACCCTAAGGGAAAGATTCTTCTTCGTCGTGAGCTTCAGCCCATGCTTGGTAAGTATCGTGTTTTCCTTCCGACTAAACGTCACTATGTTATCGAGTCGCTGTATTCACATTATCAGCACACTCATTATATAGAGCACCTTTATGTAACAAGAGGAATCATATCTCAGATGTATCCTGAATACATCGAGACGTATGACAAGGTTCTTCGTCAGACAAGTGGACATATGTTCAATATGATGATCATGGACCGTGAACTTCTTGATGAATATTGCACATGGCTCTTTAACATCCTTGCAGAACTTGAGAAGAAGATCGATGTCAGACACATGTCTCACTTCCAGGGTAGATACTGCGGCAGAGTCAGTGAGATCATATTTAATGTATGGCTGGATTATCAGATCGAGACAGGTCGAATCGATCAGTCCGAAGTGAAGATTCTTCCATATGTGTACATGGAAAAAATAGACTGGGTTAAAAAGATAAGTAAATTCCTTCGTGCTAAGATTTTCCATGAGAAGTATGAATAATGGAGAATAAAATTGTTATCGACGGTTAATGCTTTTAAGCACATGGAGTCAGCAGGGAATGTTGTTCTTGATGATGAGCAGCTCCATGCGCTTCAGAAGACACTTAACATGATCCTTGCAGATGTTGTTTCTGTCTGCGAGGAGAATAATATAACGTACACACTGGGTGGCGGTTCAGCACTTGGCGCTGTCCGCCATCATGGTTTTATTCCGTGGGATGATGATATTGATATCAATATGCCACGAAAAGACTATGACAGATTCATCCCTATTTTTCAGAGAAAATTTGGATGGAAGTACTGGATACATACTCCGCAGGGAACTAAAGGCTACAATCTGCTTTTGTCCCGAATAAGACTAAAAGGAACCAGTGTAGTAACCAGAGAAGATTTTAAAAACAAAGAAGCCGGGGCTTTCATTGACCTCTTTGTCATGGAGAATACTTTTAACAATGCACTCATCAGAAACCTTCATGGAGTAGGATGTTGTGGATTGGGATTTCTTGTGTCATGCAGAAAGTTCTACCGTGACAGGAAAGAGATGATGAAGATGGCATCTGATGCCGGTGAAGATAAGCTGGCTAAAGTTTTTAGAATGAAGATTGTGATAGGATTCTTGATTTCTTTTATCTCTCTTGATACGCTTGTAAAGGCGGGAGATAATTGGAACCGCATCTGTAAGAATGATCATTCCAAGTATATTACGGTTCCGACAGGACGCAAATATTTCTGGGGAGAGATGTATTTACGAAAAGATGTTTGCAGAACGAGAAAAGTGTTGTATGATGATAAATTGTACAGAGTTCCACGTAATATCGATCTGTATCTGAAGAATCTTTACGGAGATTACATGAAGTTGCCATCTCAGGATCAGATAGAGAAGCATATTTTCTTTAAACCATTCTATCTGAGCCTTGAAGATAAAAGTAGTAGTGAAAGGATTTACAAATGAACGCAGCATTAATTTTCGCCGGCGGTACCGGTAAGCGTATGAATTCAAAGGCAGTACCAAAACAGTTCCTTATACTGTATGGTAAGCCACTCATCATATATACTCTTGAGAAGTTTGAGAACCATCCTGATGTAGACGGCATCGTTATTGCATGTCTCGAAGAGTGGATCCCTCAGATGAAGAAGTACTGTGAACAGTTCAATATCACAAAGGTTCGCGCTATTGTTCCTGGCGGTGCTTCAGGTCAGGAATCAATCTATCATGGTCTTAAGTCTATCTCATCAATGTATAGCGATGATGACGTGGTTCTTATTCATGATGGTGTTCGTCCACTTGTTGATCCTAATACGATCACTAAGGCAATCGAGTGCGCTAATACTAAGGGTAATGCTATCACTGTTACTCCTGCTATCGAGACTATCTTCCTTGATAACGAGGCAGACGGCGAAGTTGGACGTATCATTGATCGTAAGCAGTGTCTTATGGCAAGAGCACCTCAGTGCTTCCATATCAAAGACATTATGGCATGCCACAGCAAGGCTATTGAAGAGCAGAAAGATGACTTCATCGATTCAGCAAGTATGATGAAGTATTATGGACATAAGCTTTTCACAGTAGAAGGCCGCGCTGAGAACATCAAGATCACAACTCCGGTTGACTTCTATATGTTCCGTGCTATAATTGATGCCCGTGAGAATCAGCAGATCTTTGGTCTGTAAATTAGACTAGTACATAGACACATAATTAGTAGTATTTTAGGAGATTTAAAATGCCAGTAGTACAGATTGTAAAGAGAAAAGCAAAGAGAATGTTTCCTGCTGCAGTAGAAGGAAGATTCTTTAAGAGAATGGGTGTAGCCTGGAAGCAGACTAAGACATGGGTTGACCGTTCTATAGGTTATGAGAACCGTAAGGTTCTTTCACAGAACACACCTGTTATACATAACAGAATAATGTTCATTACATTTAACCACAGCTATTCATGTAACCCTAAGTATATCTGCGAAGAGCTTATCAAGCGTAATGCCAATGTTGAGATTTACTGGGGCGTTACCAACATGAATACAAGAGGTTATGTTCCGGATCTTCCTAACGTTCATGTAGTTAAGATGAACAGTTATGAATATTTCGTAGCAGCTTGCTCTTCACATGTTATCATCATCAATTCACTGCTTGGCGATAAGTTTTATCCGTTCCCTGTTAAGAAGGAGCAGCGTGTATTTGAGACATGGCATGGTAGTCTTGGTATCAAGCGTTTCGACATTGATCACTACAATACAAACCTTTCATGGCCTGAAGCTGCTATCCGTACAGGTAAGCTTACAAACTACTGTATTTCAAACTCCAAGTTTGAAGAGGATGTATTCAGAGAGACATTCTGGCAGCAAACTAAGATCATGCGTCTTGGACATGCCAGAAACGATATCTTCTTTGACACATATAAGGAAAAGAGAGAGCAGTGGAAGAAGGACTTCTTCGAAGAAAGAGGCCTTAAGCCTGAGACAAAGCTTTGTCTGTATGCTCCTACATTCCGTGATACTCACAATTTCGAGGTATATGACCTTAACTGTGACAGACTTGTTGAAGCACTCGAAGAGCGTTTTGGCGGCGAGTGGAAGATACTTCTTCGTTATCATGACAATGATAAGAAGAAAGAAAAGACTCAGAACAAGCTTAAGCAGGATTGTGTTATCGACGTAACAGATCTTCCGGATATTCAGGAACTTCTTTCTTTTGTTGATTGCGGAATCACAGACTATTCTTCATGGATCTATGATTTCGTTCTCAGCGGAAAGCCTGGATTTATCTATGCTCGTGACGTTGATATATATAACAACGAACGTGGATTCTACTTCAAACTTGAAGAGTCTCCATTCCCTGTTGCAAAGAGCAATGATGAAATGATGAACAATGTTCGTTCATTTGATGAAGAGCTTTATGCAAAGAAGGTTAAGGAATTCCTGGATGGTAAGGAATGTATAGATGATGGTCATGCGAGTGAAAGAATCGCTGATCGTCTTATGAAACTTCTTGGTTAAAATAGTTAGGGCGCATGGGGATTGTACCTTTGCGCCCTTATTTGGATTTTTTACATAATTATTTAGAGGTTGGAATATGGCGGAAAAAACAAAAAGCCGAAGAAATGGCAGAATAGAAATTCTGCGTTTTGTCTTCGCCTTTATTGTACTCCTTCATCATTCAAGGTACCTTTTGGGAGATGATAATTGTTATTTTCTGGGAGGTTCGCTGGGCGTAGAGTTCTTCTTCATAGTGTCCGGCTATCTGATGATGAATACGGTAGACCGCATAGTGTCTTCCAAAAACTATAATACAATTCCGGTTGACAAGAATCTTGCAAATGAAACAGCTTCTTTTATCAAAAAGAAGGTACAGGCAATACTTCCACAATTCCCTATTGCCTGGTTTATAGGACTTTTGTTTGTGATCATTCTTAACCACATGACAATTGTAGATGCTTTCGAGGAGTTCAAGCAGGATTTCTGGGAACTTTCTCTTTTGAAGATGACAGGCATCTATTATGGCGGACTCGATGGAGTTATGTGGTACATATCTTCAATGCTTATCTGCATGACGATATTGTATCCGCTGCTTAGAAGGTTTCCTCATATGATGAGGAAGATCTGGTGTCCGTTTTTGGCACTTATGTTTCTTGGAATGATGTGCATTCTTGATGGTCATCCAAGAAATCCTACAAAGGTGTACAGTATTATTTATAAAGGCAACATAAGAGCTTTTGCTGAGATTTGCATTGGTATCTGGTCATACGACATAGTCAGGAAAATAAAGTCTGTAAACTGGTCTAAGCTGGCCGGATTTATTTTTGAAATTCTTCAGCTGGCAGGATATGGTATGGCTATTATCTATATGTATAGTGATAAGCCGGGCAAAGATGACTATTTCTTCCTGATGGTGCTGTCTATATCAATTATCCTGTCCTTTGCGCAGGTCGGTATCTTATCTGATGCATTTAACAACAGATTCAGTATGATACTGGGAAGATTTTCAGCAGCAATGTATTTTTCACATTTATATTATGCTCAGAATCTGAATCTGATACTGGAAGACAGTCTCAGTAAGCAGGAAAAGACTTTGATCTATATTGCCTGTTCATTTGTAACGGCACTTGTAGTTGAAGCATTGGCATTTCTTTATAAGAAGGTGTCACCAAACTTTAAGAGGGGCTTAAAAGCTATTTTAGTAAAAAATGAAAAAGATAATTAAAAAATGCAAAAAGTATCAGTTCCTTTTTGAAGAACTGGTTAAAAGAGATTTTAAACAAAAGTATAAGAGAAGTATTCTTGGAATGGGGTGGAGTATTCTTTCACCTCTTTTCACACTTCTTGTTATGTATGTGATCTTTTCAAATCTGTTTGGTCACAAGATGGAACACTATGTAACATACCTTTTCAGTGGTCAGCTTGTTCTGTCATATTATAAGGAATCTACCAAGAATGGTATGACCAGCCTTGTTAATAACTCCAAGATATTTACTAAGATCAATGTGCCAAAGTATATGTTCCTTTTATCCAAGAACGTATCAGCGCTTGTTAACTTTGGACTTACACTGGTCGTATACTTTATTTTCTGTGCATTTGACGGAATAACATTCCATCCAAGACAGTTCCTTTTGTTCTTCCCGATTCTTTGCGTTTTGGGACTTAATATCGGAGTTGGTCTTATTCTGTCAGCGATGTTCGTATTCTTTAGAGATATCAGATACCTTTACGATATCGTACTCACACTTCTGACATATGTTTCAGCTGTTTTCTATTCAGTTGATAAGTTTTCAGCTTTTGGACAGAGATTATTTTTACTGAATCCGGTTTATGTATATATCAAGTATTTCCGTGTGATAATGATCGATGGCCTTGTTCCGTCACTGGAGTACCATCTTCTGTGTCTTTTCTATGCAGGAATAAGCCTTTTTATAGGTGGTCTTATCTACAAGAAAAATAATCACGCATTCCTGTACTATTTATAAGAGGATTAACGTTATGTCAGTTATAGAATGTAATAATGTCAGCATCCGTTATATGACGGGTGACTTTAAG
Coding sequences within it:
- a CDS encoding formate/nitrite transporter family protein, which gives rise to MDNLFNSPAQVIETNIKGGETKVNLPIIKMILLGIMAGAFIALGGATSSTAAHSVDNVGLSRFVSGIIFPVGLMLITFIGGELFTGNCLTAMGAMDHRFSWGKVARDLLIIWLSNLVGALIISALTYFSGNLDYSSGLLGAYSIKVALGKCSITPVKGITSGILCNILVCAAILMGTAAKDIGGKVWAIFFPIMAFVVGGFEHCVANMFYIPVGIMAATNENYVAKAQEVYGITADQLSKLSIGGFIANQIPVTIGNILGGMIFVGLPCFLVHCKNKNK
- a CDS encoding bacterial transcriptional activator domain-containing protein, giving the protein MEQTKVDGKVLQVRLLGKFSLIYDGKEVTPGRNNASKFTQLLQIVWLQGDKGVYKDELISALYGEEETLNISNSFNNLLYQMRKQMVAAGLPAESYVKKHKKMFIIDPAVPVWVDALDFKDNYRKGHDTEDPELKYEYFNKAFELYQGELLPALSTETWVIMESVALRKMYDEVVAWLGEYILNKKEYEEAYHIYGRAAEIYPENDWQVGQIETLIAKGDYKNALRVYDSTVAYYTTELGLPIPEKLLDVYHKMSAKIDNAPGQIHQIQAEMTQDRRSVEVTDDEGAYDCSYPSFIDAYHILSRNMERTGYSVFMMLCTLVDYEGKMIRNQDKLRARSQALWEAIHDTLRQGDTFTKYSNSQFLILLVGTSQEDCDIIYRRINRRLKEIAGSRADFKYSVVSLAELPAELDEEAK
- a CDS encoding DUF4422 domain-containing protein, translated to MKKYQSVKIIVNTHKKYWMPHSKMYIPMQVGAALDKDTNGNQKDLGYQKDNEGDNISEKNPLYCELTGLYWAWKNLDADYIGLCHYRRYFGGFRSSRNPKGKILLRRELQPMLGKYRVFLPTKRHYVIESLYSHYQHTHYIEHLYVTRGIISQMYPEYIETYDKVLRQTSGHMFNMMIMDRELLDEYCTWLFNILAELEKKIDVRHMSHFQGRYCGRVSEIIFNVWLDYQIETGRIDQSEVKILPYVYMEKIDWVKKISKFLRAKIFHEKYE
- a CDS encoding LicD family protein, with the translated sequence MLSTVNAFKHMESAGNVVLDDEQLHALQKTLNMILADVVSVCEENNITYTLGGGSALGAVRHHGFIPWDDDIDINMPRKDYDRFIPIFQRKFGWKYWIHTPQGTKGYNLLLSRIRLKGTSVVTREDFKNKEAGAFIDLFVMENTFNNALIRNLHGVGCCGLGFLVSCRKFYRDRKEMMKMASDAGEDKLAKVFRMKIVIGFLISFISLDTLVKAGDNWNRICKNDHSKYITVPTGRKYFWGEMYLRKDVCRTRKVLYDDKLYRVPRNIDLYLKNLYGDYMKLPSQDQIEKHIFFKPFYLSLEDKSSSERIYK
- the ispD gene encoding 2-C-methyl-D-erythritol 4-phosphate cytidylyltransferase; the encoded protein is MNAALIFAGGTGKRMNSKAVPKQFLILYGKPLIIYTLEKFENHPDVDGIVIACLEEWIPQMKKYCEQFNITKVRAIVPGGASGQESIYHGLKSISSMYSDDDVVLIHDGVRPLVDPNTITKAIECANTKGNAITVTPAIETIFLDNEADGEVGRIIDRKQCLMARAPQCFHIKDIMACHSKAIEEQKDDFIDSASMMKYYGHKLFTVEGRAENIKITTPVDFYMFRAIIDARENQQIFGL
- a CDS encoding CDP-glycerol glycerophosphotransferase family protein, whose translation is MPVVQIVKRKAKRMFPAAVEGRFFKRMGVAWKQTKTWVDRSIGYENRKVLSQNTPVIHNRIMFITFNHSYSCNPKYICEELIKRNANVEIYWGVTNMNTRGYVPDLPNVHVVKMNSYEYFVAACSSHVIIINSLLGDKFYPFPVKKEQRVFETWHGSLGIKRFDIDHYNTNLSWPEAAIRTGKLTNYCISNSKFEEDVFRETFWQQTKIMRLGHARNDIFFDTYKEKREQWKKDFFEERGLKPETKLCLYAPTFRDTHNFEVYDLNCDRLVEALEERFGGEWKILLRYHDNDKKKEKTQNKLKQDCVIDVTDLPDIQELLSFVDCGITDYSSWIYDFVLSGKPGFIYARDVDIYNNERGFYFKLEESPFPVAKSNDEMMNNVRSFDEELYAKKVKEFLDGKECIDDGHASERIADRLMKLLG
- a CDS encoding acyltransferase family protein; amino-acid sequence: MAEKTKSRRNGRIEILRFVFAFIVLLHHSRYLLGDDNCYFLGGSLGVEFFFIVSGYLMMNTVDRIVSSKNYNTIPVDKNLANETASFIKKKVQAILPQFPIAWFIGLLFVIILNHMTIVDAFEEFKQDFWELSLLKMTGIYYGGLDGVMWYISSMLICMTILYPLLRRFPHMMRKIWCPFLALMFLGMMCILDGHPRNPTKVYSIIYKGNIRAFAEICIGIWSYDIVRKIKSVNWSKLAGFIFEILQLAGYGMAIIYMYSDKPGKDDYFFLMVLSISIILSFAQVGILSDAFNNRFSMILGRFSAAMYFSHLYYAQNLNLILEDSLSKQEKTLIYIACSFVTALVVEALAFLYKKVSPNFKRGLKAILVKNEKDN
- a CDS encoding ABC transporter permease — encoded protein: MKKIIKKCKKYQFLFEELVKRDFKQKYKRSILGMGWSILSPLFTLLVMYVIFSNLFGHKMEHYVTYLFSGQLVLSYYKESTKNGMTSLVNNSKIFTKINVPKYMFLLSKNVSALVNFGLTLVVYFIFCAFDGITFHPRQFLLFFPILCVLGLNIGVGLILSAMFVFFRDIRYLYDIVLTLLTYVSAVFYSVDKFSAFGQRLFLLNPVYVYIKYFRVIMIDGLVPSLEYHLLCLFYAGISLFIGGLIYKKNNHAFLYYL